ccaggaactAAAATCCCTggctgcacatcacccaaatcTTGAAGTTATCCAACTCGGTGAGTTAATGTATAATCTGGGTTAACACACGAAGAGAATATGCCTATGGCTGGCTGAACATCATGAGAGTTGCATTTCTAAAACATCTGCTCAGCTACTTTTTGGCCACCCCCTGTTCTAAATTTCACAAGAGTACAAAGTTTAGTTCTGGCCGTTATTCATGGAATCACTTGTCTTcattaacaacaaaaaactgTGAGTGGGCAAGAGAAAaaaattgctatatatatataccgtatatatatatatatatatatatatatatatatatatatatatatatatataaaaacatgattgttCTTATGGAGATCAGTCATCTGTAgagatggatatatatatacatcacatcACGACGCGCAACATTTTGGCATGGTCACATGATTTTTGGTGCATGCTGCACGCATTTTAGCCCATGATCCAGACACAGAGTCTTtttcattgatttatttatttacttgctgtttatatttataaactaTAAATTAACCTTTTCTGTATGATTTGTTTCGCCTTGAAACAAGCAGTCACCGTAACTTAATTTTGTTTAGTACAAAAAATCTGTTATGTATTCCTAGAAGTTACAGACCGGAACTGCATCAAAGCTGCGTATCATGTCATTGAGAAGAAATTAAACGGACGGGGTTTGAATATGCTTATAAACAATGCCGCCATTGCCATGGAAAACACTGTGGAAACAGCTGATGAGAATGAAATGATTAATTCGTTCAAAACCAACACAATCGCTCCCATGATTCTCACTCAGGTATCATTTTATCTATATCACGGATTGATGACGTTAAAATAGAACAGATGGTGTTGGAGCGTCCTTGGTGCCAGCGCCTGATGTGAACCCTCTGCTTCTTCATAGATGGTAGAACTTGTATGCCCTGATTAGACAAGGATGTCTTAAACTGCTTTATGTGACGGAGATCACCGGCtttgtaacaataaaaaatgtaggtTAGGTATGGCCAGTCTATAAAGTGGCATGTTTGTCCTTTCTCTGCTAATGACGCCTCTCCATTTTCAACCGAACGACCTTCTTGCATCTCCTACTCATTACTTACATGCCCGTCTACCTAAATAATGAGATGAAAGGGACTTTGGGGCCATTGTTTCTGCAGTTTGGTTGCTATGGCCCATATTTTCATGAATTAAAGGGTAAATTCTAAATGTGGAGCCGTTGCTATAGCAACCAACGGAATGATCCTACTCCAGAACTGTTCTATTAGAATCATAAGCCAGAGTCCTTATAACGAATTCCCAAATGGATTATCAATAGTAAGTAGGTTTGTCTCATGTATGTCCATTCtttgaatttaccaaaatcatTTGTTTCTCCATAAAAGTATCCCCATAGCAGATATGTGTGCCATCAAAATAAGGATACCTCGCCCTCTAGGGTTATACCACTAGGTACAAAAACGTTTAAACAGATTTCTGATTTATTCCACTAATATCTTgacctattttttttgtatatattttccatttggCTATTTTTGCATCAAAGCCCAAACAATATAAACAACAGTAAATGTTTAGTGGTTTTGCAAcaattaatgtttcatttttatatcaTCGCTTCACTTTTCTGGTTAACAAGTCCAATTACCATAGCCTTCTTGATGTGTTGTCTTTCCAATACATTGGGCATAGGACGCACTCCCTGATAATTTtgcaaataatgttatttatttatgtatttgttttttttgttttttttctttttaggaatTCTTGCCATTGCTGAACAAAGCAGCCCAAGAAAATGCATCTATGAAAAATAGTTGCAACAAGGCATCTGTGATAAATATAACCAGTTCCCTGGGCTCTGTGGGAGACGTCCCTTCTTTTTATGCCAATTATCCAAAAATTGGCTATCGTTGTAGCAAGGTAAATACAAGGCTCAGCTTTAAAATACATGTTCCACCCCCCGTGGAGGCCATTAAAATATCATCGCCAGCCTCAACAATGGCTCCAAGGGGTTGACCTTGTAATGAATATGTCTTTTGCCTAATAAGTCCTCTAAGCTGGCCGCAGCCGTAAGCATTTAATAGACCTGTTGGTTATCAGCCGTTGAACTTTACTTTTAAATGATATTCCTACAGGCCGCACTGAATATGCTGACCCGCTGCCAGACAGAAGCGCATAAGGGAAGTGGAATTCTGTTTGTTGCCCTTCATCCTGGGTGGGTGCAGACAGACATGGGAGGGCCAATGGTGAGTGCGATTCAGCATGCGGACCACATATACCAAGAAGGAATTTTAGATCTGGCCATCAGATA
The nucleotide sequence above comes from Spea bombifrons isolate aSpeBom1 chromosome 10, aSpeBom1.2.pri, whole genome shotgun sequence. Encoded proteins:
- the LOC128467500 gene encoding C-factor-like, producing MVSERMASLRINSVLVTGSNRGIGLELVKRFLEKVNPQHVFATCRNPEGAQELKSLAAHHPNLEVIQLEVTDRNCIKAAYHVIEKKLNGRGLNMLINNAAIAMENTVETADENEMINSFKTNTIAPMILTQEFLPLLNKAAQENASMKNSCNKASVINITSSLGSVGDVPSFYANYPKIGYRCSKAALNMLTRCQTEAHKGSGILFVALHPGWVQTDMGGPMAPMTVQESVSGIVGVLETLSEEQNGLFLDWKGDQIPW